One window from the genome of Halofilum ochraceum encodes:
- a CDS encoding helix-turn-helix domain-containing protein, which yields MSTKSVRIGETIYGPDQLIPLETVSQYIGLSVRTVQDMASRRALPVHKIGRNVRIRISELDEWLTDTKVRGAQPPLRTQTRRRGQS from the coding sequence ATGAGCACAAAATCAGTACGAATTGGCGAAACGATTTACGGACCGGACCAGCTTATCCCCCTCGAGACTGTCTCGCAGTACATCGGTCTGTCCGTCCGGACCGTCCAGGATATGGCCTCACGTCGTGCCCTTCCCGTCCACAAGATTGGACGGAACGTCCGGATACGGATCAGTGAACTGGACGAATGGCTCACGGACACGAAAGTCCGCGGCGCCCAACCGCCGCTCCGTACTCAGACCCGCCGACGGGGACAGAGTTGA
- a CDS encoding plasmid replication protein, CyRepA1 family, whose translation MTTNIENSTFNYKNKNDSDADFRPFFSSYPNPNTVPTHYFTIMRSGPIPRKHIDWDSSKSGIQSFANGVQGQYWRGACCTYSSLGELRNEILYLRESAGFVQHRHKSCVPDNNQVEQRLSRTNADFDLSCGLVLDVDLPVNNPLGISTLGGVMAALSEVHPPFAETPYLWNYSSSANIYTDNDDFVSTKLGFHIRFMTEKPWKPSDLKNLFKRLVLSGYGFVPETDDRYYIASLIDPVTQNPNQWFIEAPPALGSGLYRPEGSDDLHLETQARPHALLPTPPALSKAERDRYEPLCRQLKNEARVDRGFCWKDGSGFACLTSSGTTQNVPSNLVQDCFENSEPTYLDMDQSLRTADDQIITVREVTYRQPIHSPFRDDSRPSAFVARNPYGVPYVYDSKLDIIYWARPTLLLNPAHIDKTVTVEQQYLDPALLHHTGTTFVRSQMATGKTTALGEYIEGTQNTPISGSHSVTGTPKRLPVRLPVVYICHRHKLARQVADKHGLAFYGDFDQINIDNLNPYGGLSICVNSVHKLRRARVLFDHVIIDESDQVVRHLTGDTLGNNNNSGSQRFPVLEYMSHLIRGATSVIALDAHLSSLTKDYIAQYDPPTPVRELTNTFQPYAGRPVEMLDDGNALLADFQESVKNHYTVALAVDNKSTAKNTFNAVAKSFPEKHGLLITADGVTTSAEFNRHVSLRPTDIDEIWSNLDQRLADFDYLVYSPTLGTGYSIDDVSFDTVYGHFSYLIPSDNAQQLARIRNAHLRKVYRKHGINDFSGVRADRSVYLFENEWKTNEALLKILEDGDHIRCAYDQNLQPTLENALSQQYLQLLATVGHHEYDQYGRGTLHFITLLEEQGYSLEYVDSTETEHTNGLALLSEGRTYSDEDRNERILEASLPADSEAWQLRQRTARSASDNWRLERYDMEQFYIEPISEALIVFDESGAMRQAIPKLESLCCDLATLQRRDTAAGRSDALVHWRSEAARKVLFDEIIGHIDGCSDIYDIPSAIICNALLKSRGLGQFLLRNRDEANRVFKAKVPSNVVAQPSSYLKRVLEEFGFRPSPKEYRIGQLSASVREVLETALGVEELPKRVKFFEFDQCHTTRLFNYLERRDKVI comes from the coding sequence ATGACGACAAATATCGAAAATAGTACTTTCAACTATAAAAATAAAAACGATTCCGATGCGGACTTCCGTCCCTTTTTTTCTAGCTACCCGAATCCGAACACGGTACCCACGCATTATTTTACGATAATGCGATCCGGACCTATTCCCCGTAAGCACATTGACTGGGATTCATCAAAATCCGGCATCCAATCGTTCGCTAACGGGGTTCAGGGACAATACTGGCGGGGAGCCTGTTGTACCTACTCCAGCCTGGGCGAGCTACGTAACGAGATATTGTATCTACGTGAGTCTGCGGGATTCGTTCAACACCGCCACAAGTCCTGTGTGCCCGACAACAATCAGGTCGAACAACGTCTATCCCGAACAAATGCCGATTTCGACCTCTCATGCGGCCTTGTTCTGGACGTTGACCTCCCCGTCAATAATCCACTCGGGATTTCCACGCTAGGCGGAGTAATGGCCGCTCTTTCGGAAGTGCATCCGCCATTTGCGGAAACACCCTACCTGTGGAATTACAGCAGCAGCGCGAATATCTACACGGACAACGACGACTTCGTTTCCACGAAACTTGGTTTCCATATCAGGTTCATGACGGAGAAGCCGTGGAAACCCAGCGACCTCAAGAATCTGTTCAAACGCCTCGTGCTCTCCGGATATGGGTTCGTACCCGAGACCGACGACCGTTACTACATAGCGTCGCTAATTGACCCAGTTACCCAAAACCCGAACCAGTGGTTTATCGAGGCGCCCCCGGCACTCGGCTCGGGTTTGTATCGCCCGGAAGGGAGTGATGATCTTCATCTTGAAACCCAGGCGCGCCCCCACGCGCTTCTGCCTACGCCCCCTGCGCTCAGCAAGGCCGAAAGGGACCGTTACGAACCGCTCTGTCGCCAGCTTAAAAATGAAGCACGTGTTGACCGCGGGTTTTGCTGGAAAGATGGATCAGGATTTGCATGCCTCACCTCCTCCGGAACTACACAGAACGTACCGTCGAACCTCGTACAGGATTGTTTCGAGAATTCAGAACCTACATACCTCGACATGGACCAATCGCTCCGAACCGCCGACGATCAGATCATAACGGTCCGAGAAGTTACCTACAGACAGCCGATACACTCGCCTTTCAGGGATGACAGCAGGCCATCGGCCTTTGTGGCCCGGAATCCCTATGGTGTCCCATACGTTTACGACAGCAAGTTGGACATAATCTACTGGGCACGACCAACCCTACTCCTCAATCCAGCGCACATCGACAAAACAGTCACGGTCGAACAACAGTACCTTGATCCTGCACTTCTCCACCATACGGGCACTACGTTTGTTCGGTCTCAAATGGCGACTGGAAAAACCACCGCTTTGGGGGAATACATAGAAGGAACACAAAACACGCCCATATCCGGCTCGCATTCGGTAACGGGCACTCCAAAACGCCTCCCGGTAAGACTCCCGGTCGTCTATATCTGTCATCGTCACAAGCTCGCGCGCCAGGTGGCGGATAAGCATGGACTGGCTTTCTACGGTGATTTCGATCAGATCAATATCGACAATCTCAACCCGTACGGCGGCCTATCGATATGCGTTAACTCCGTTCACAAGCTACGACGTGCCCGCGTACTGTTCGATCACGTGATTATCGACGAGAGCGACCAGGTCGTCCGTCATTTGACCGGTGACACACTCGGGAACAATAACAACTCCGGATCGCAGCGTTTCCCAGTCCTTGAGTACATGAGTCATCTGATTCGCGGCGCTACCTCAGTTATAGCGTTGGATGCTCACCTGTCCAGTCTGACCAAAGATTACATTGCGCAGTATGATCCGCCGACGCCTGTCAGGGAGCTTACGAATACCTTCCAGCCCTATGCGGGCCGACCGGTCGAGATGTTAGACGATGGGAATGCCCTGCTTGCCGACTTTCAGGAAAGCGTCAAGAACCACTACACCGTCGCGCTCGCCGTTGACAACAAATCAACCGCGAAGAATACATTCAATGCTGTTGCGAAGTCCTTTCCCGAAAAACACGGTCTTCTTATAACGGCTGATGGCGTCACAACGAGCGCCGAGTTTAACCGCCACGTCTCGTTACGCCCAACCGATATTGATGAAATCTGGTCGAACCTGGACCAACGACTCGCCGACTTCGATTACTTGGTCTACTCGCCGACGCTTGGTACTGGTTACTCGATTGACGACGTGTCATTCGATACGGTGTACGGCCATTTTTCGTATCTGATCCCAAGCGATAACGCCCAGCAGCTCGCCCGGATACGGAATGCCCATTTACGGAAGGTTTATCGTAAACACGGAATAAATGACTTTTCAGGCGTTCGGGCGGACCGTAGTGTCTATCTTTTCGAAAATGAATGGAAAACCAATGAAGCGCTGCTAAAGATTTTGGAGGATGGTGATCATATTCGTTGCGCCTACGACCAGAACCTCCAGCCGACGCTAGAAAACGCCCTCAGTCAGCAGTATCTGCAGTTACTTGCCACAGTTGGCCATCACGAATACGACCAATATGGTCGCGGTACTCTCCACTTCATAACACTCCTTGAGGAACAAGGCTATTCACTGGAATACGTAGACAGCACTGAGACGGAACACACGAACGGACTAGCACTTTTGTCCGAAGGCCGTACCTATTCCGACGAAGACCGGAATGAGCGCATTCTAGAAGCGTCGTTGCCGGCCGATTCGGAAGCCTGGCAGTTGCGTCAACGGACTGCACGGTCCGCGAGCGACAACTGGAGGCTCGAACGTTACGATATGGAACAGTTCTATATTGAACCCATATCCGAGGCGCTAATCGTATTCGACGAATCCGGTGCCATGCGGCAAGCCATACCGAAATTGGAGTCTCTATGTTGCGACTTGGCCACTCTGCAGAGAAGAGATACTGCGGCCGGGCGTTCGGACGCTCTCGTTCATTGGCGCTCGGAAGCCGCAAGAAAGGTCCTATTTGATGAGATTATCGGACATATCGATGGATGCTCGGATATTTATGATATTCCGTCGGCCATAATCTGCAATGCCCTTCTTAAGAGTAGAGGACTCGGGCAGTTTTTATTGAGAAACAGAGACGAGGCTAATCGAGTGTTTAAAGCCAAAGTCCCGAGCAACGTCGTTGCACAGCCTTCTTCATACCTGAAACGCGTTCTCGAGGAATTCGGCTTCCGGCCTAGTCCCAAAGAGTACCGAATTGGTCAATTGTCAGCCTCTGTTAGGGAGGTTTTGGAAACCGCGTTGGGAGTTGAAGAGTTACCGAAACGGGTCAAGTTTTTCGAGTTCGATCAATGTCACACGACGCGGCTGTTCAACTATCTCGAAAGGCGCGATAAGGTTATATAG
- a CDS encoding helix-turn-helix transcriptional regulator, which produces MADEITQLKNELQRAVKTVQDINAQLESMCRNCEQYRQEIHQLEHARQPYQFLRAREVARRFDASIPTIYRWVSEGVLPGPHKLSKNTSRWLESEIEAAAMRITEPGEKSKPG; this is translated from the coding sequence ATGGCCGACGAAATCACCCAACTCAAGAATGAACTTCAAAGGGCCGTAAAAACGGTCCAAGACATCAACGCTCAGCTTGAGTCGATGTGTCGGAACTGCGAGCAGTACCGGCAGGAGATACATCAACTCGAACACGCAAGGCAACCGTATCAGTTTCTGCGGGCGCGAGAAGTAGCCCGGCGATTTGATGCAAGTATACCGACGATCTATCGTTGGGTGAGCGAAGGGGTGCTCCCCGGACCGCATAAGCTGTCGAAGAATACTTCGCGGTGGCTGGAAAGTGAAATTGAGGCGGCGGCCATGAGGATTACTGAACCCGGCGAGAAGTCCAAGCCAGGGTGA
- a CDS encoding DEAD/DEAH box helicase family protein: MLEIVGVKEGSEYEAATHLAYQLKMLWPDITQSRGDQVKIFAGMKMHGRRIEDLDLVVLGRFGDPRAFGVECEFHPRNGERFIPKTAEVRNLALVIEVKGHDPSGVHFDDTVASVRYRRNGKETWQTVTEKNRDQMFEFKYYLADHGIHGVYVQNLVFFTGLREDNLPKRPHNFFGIDASVERILNILGQVSGPIRKGRHAVISAGSDDMFKRALDPKTGVLARLEPSALDRRRMDSIAKGGVPETWLRDVGEKQVTIRGRGGVGKTVVLLQLAYRAFDQNQLRSLVLTYNRALVADLKRTMALLGVPEGLDRGGISVTTVHSLVRTVLKAVGLLDDDEDRFLEKYEDSKARLLEYIKAGAISSGDIEDVKRGQPFELDWDAVFVDEAQDWPENEIEILRHMYGAERLVIADGVDQFVRKSIGNWSSGIDKKRRKTQRMTKCLRMKANLTAFVGRVAKHLGLNEWDLAVNREANGGQVVVIEGDLTGRADVYEEFRASAEELGNDPIDLLACVPPSLVRHDGARAESVIGREIVSRGGNVWDGTGTDVRRTYPVEKDALRIVQYDSCRGLEGWSVINYALDDLWRYKYREGLESVDPVDELGGSREDLAAVFASRWVMIPLTRAMDTLVINIRDGGGPVRDALNAAYQEYPDFVEWRSL, translated from the coding sequence CCCAAAGCCGCGGAGATCAGGTCAAGATCTTTGCTGGTATGAAGATGCATGGCCGACGTATTGAGGATTTAGATCTTGTCGTCCTCGGCAGGTTTGGCGATCCGCGTGCATTTGGCGTGGAGTGCGAGTTTCATCCACGGAATGGGGAGCGCTTCATCCCGAAGACGGCGGAAGTCCGAAACTTGGCTCTTGTGATCGAAGTAAAAGGTCACGACCCAAGTGGCGTCCACTTCGACGATACCGTAGCGTCGGTTCGGTATAGACGAAATGGAAAGGAGACGTGGCAGACGGTTACTGAAAAGAACCGAGATCAAATGTTCGAGTTCAAATACTATTTGGCCGATCATGGAATCCACGGTGTCTATGTTCAGAATCTAGTATTCTTTACCGGCCTTCGGGAAGATAACCTTCCGAAACGTCCCCATAATTTTTTTGGGATCGATGCAAGCGTCGAGAGGATACTCAATATTCTTGGCCAAGTGAGTGGGCCGATACGTAAGGGCCGACACGCCGTTATATCGGCCGGGTCCGACGACATGTTCAAAAGGGCGCTCGATCCGAAAACAGGGGTTCTTGCGCGACTGGAGCCGTCGGCATTAGACAGAAGACGCATGGATTCGATCGCTAAAGGAGGCGTACCAGAAACGTGGTTACGGGACGTTGGCGAAAAGCAAGTTACCATTCGGGGACGTGGAGGGGTTGGGAAGACGGTCGTGTTACTGCAACTTGCATATCGCGCGTTTGACCAGAACCAGCTGCGCTCACTGGTTCTAACATATAACCGCGCGCTAGTAGCGGACCTGAAACGAACTATGGCGCTACTGGGGGTTCCGGAAGGGTTGGACCGAGGCGGGATCTCGGTCACGACGGTGCACTCGTTAGTGAGAACCGTGTTGAAAGCCGTTGGACTACTGGACGACGACGAAGACAGGTTCTTGGAGAAATACGAGGACAGTAAAGCACGCTTACTCGAATACATTAAGGCCGGCGCGATCTCATCCGGGGACATTGAGGATGTAAAACGTGGCCAACCATTCGAGTTGGATTGGGATGCCGTGTTCGTCGACGAGGCGCAGGATTGGCCGGAGAATGAGATTGAAATCCTTCGCCATATGTACGGAGCCGAACGGCTAGTGATCGCCGATGGGGTCGATCAGTTCGTTCGGAAATCCATTGGAAACTGGTCGTCGGGAATTGACAAAAAGCGACGTAAGACACAACGCATGACGAAATGCCTGCGGATGAAAGCGAATCTGACGGCGTTTGTGGGCCGGGTAGCTAAGCACCTCGGATTGAACGAATGGGACCTTGCGGTAAATCGAGAGGCGAATGGTGGGCAAGTAGTCGTGATCGAAGGGGACCTTACAGGGCGTGCAGACGTGTATGAGGAGTTTCGTGCGTCGGCCGAAGAGCTAGGAAACGATCCCATCGACCTTTTAGCTTGTGTACCTCCGTCACTAGTGCGCCATGATGGCGCGCGGGCAGAGTCCGTGATCGGCCGCGAGATTGTATCGCGAGGAGGCAATGTATGGGACGGAACTGGAACGGATGTACGCAGAACATATCCGGTGGAGAAAGACGCGTTGCGGATCGTTCAGTATGACTCATGCCGGGGATTAGAGGGATGGTCGGTAATTAACTATGCATTAGATGATTTGTGGCGATATAAGTATCGCGAAGGCCTTGAGTCTGTCGATCCGGTTGACGAATTAGGTGGATCTCGCGAGGACTTGGCCGCGGTGTTCGCGTCAAGATGGGTTATGATTCCTCTTACCCGCGCAATGGATACATTGGTGATAAATATTCGAGATGGCGGAGGCCCAGTCAGGGACGCGCTGAACGCCGCATATCAGGAGTATCCAGATTTCGTGGAATGGAGGTCATTGTGA